One Anolis carolinensis isolate JA03-04 chromosome 5, rAnoCar3.1.pri, whole genome shotgun sequence DNA segment encodes these proteins:
- the lum gene encoding lumican isoform X1: MPRSKLWSLQVEKPFIRRGIAKEAETTHTAKMHLKSLLFFFILISGIFCQYDYDGYYPSEPDYGYAHSMFGPSTAVCAPECTCPISYPSAMYCDNLKLKSLPIVPSGIKYLYLRNNMIEGIENNAFDNVTDLEWLILDNNHLENSKIKGKVFAKLKNLKKLHINYNNLTEVVGPLPNSLDDLQLTNNKIIKINSNTLEGLVNLTVIHLQHNQLTEDTLSGVFKGLNSLLYLDLSFNKLSKLPRGLPPNLLMLYFDNNQITNIPDEYFQGFKALQYLRLSHNKLTDSGIPGNVFNISSLVELDLSYNQLKSIPTVNEHLENYYLQVNQINKFPVSSFCKVVGALAYSRVRHLRLDANNLTRSDLPQEMYNCLRMAADIALE, translated from the exons CTGCAAAGATGCATCTGAagtctcttcttttcttctttatctTAATCAGTGGTATCTTCTGTCAATATGATTATGATGGATATTATCCTTCAGAGCCTGACTATGGTTATGCTCACTCAATGTTTGGGCCATCAACAGCAGTCTGTGCGCCAGAATGTACCTGTCCTATAAGCTATCCCTCGGCTATGTATTGTGACAATCTTAAACTGAAAAGTCTCCCAATTGTTCCTTCTGGAATTAAATACCTGTATCTCCGCAATAATATGATTGAAGGCATAGAAAATAATGCTTTTGATAATGTAACAGATCTGGAGTGGTTGATCTTAGATAATAATCATCTGGAAAATtcaaaaattaaaggaaaagtcTTTGCCAAATTAAAGAATCTGAAAAAACTGCACATAAATTACAACAACTTAACCGAAGTTGTTGGGCCACTTCCCAATAGTCTGGATGACCTGCAGCTCACTAATAACAAGATCATAAAAATCAACTCTAATACGCTTGAAGGACTAGTGAATCTGACTGTCATTCATCTCCAGCACAATCAACTCACTGAAGATACACTTTCTGGGGTTTTTAAAGGATTAAATTCACTTCTTTATCTTGACTTGAGCTTCAATAAACTTTCCAAGCTGCCTCGGGGACTGCCTCCAAACTTACTGATGCTCTATTTTGACAATAATCAAATTACCAATATTCCTGATGAATACTTCCAAGGTTTTAAAGCACTACAGTATTTACGTCTATCCCACAATAAGCTGACAGATTCTGGTATACcgggcaatgttttcaatatttctagCCTTGTTGAGCTGGATCTTTCATATAACCAGCTGAAGAGCATCCCGACAGTAAACGAGCACCTTGAAAACTATTACCTTCAAGTCAACCAGATTAACA AATTCCCAGTGAGCAGCTTTTGCAAGGTTGTTGGAGCACTTGCCTATTCCCGGGTCAGACACCTGCGTTTGGATGCAAATAATCTAACAAGATCCGATCTTCCCCAAGAAATGTACAACTGTCTCCGAATGGCTGCTGATATTGCTCTGGAGTAA
- the lum gene encoding lumican isoform X2 → MHLKSLLFFFILISGIFCQYDYDGYYPSEPDYGYAHSMFGPSTAVCAPECTCPISYPSAMYCDNLKLKSLPIVPSGIKYLYLRNNMIEGIENNAFDNVTDLEWLILDNNHLENSKIKGKVFAKLKNLKKLHINYNNLTEVVGPLPNSLDDLQLTNNKIIKINSNTLEGLVNLTVIHLQHNQLTEDTLSGVFKGLNSLLYLDLSFNKLSKLPRGLPPNLLMLYFDNNQITNIPDEYFQGFKALQYLRLSHNKLTDSGIPGNVFNISSLVELDLSYNQLKSIPTVNEHLENYYLQVNQINKFPVSSFCKVVGALAYSRVRHLRLDANNLTRSDLPQEMYNCLRMAADIALE, encoded by the exons ATGCATCTGAagtctcttcttttcttctttatctTAATCAGTGGTATCTTCTGTCAATATGATTATGATGGATATTATCCTTCAGAGCCTGACTATGGTTATGCTCACTCAATGTTTGGGCCATCAACAGCAGTCTGTGCGCCAGAATGTACCTGTCCTATAAGCTATCCCTCGGCTATGTATTGTGACAATCTTAAACTGAAAAGTCTCCCAATTGTTCCTTCTGGAATTAAATACCTGTATCTCCGCAATAATATGATTGAAGGCATAGAAAATAATGCTTTTGATAATGTAACAGATCTGGAGTGGTTGATCTTAGATAATAATCATCTGGAAAATtcaaaaattaaaggaaaagtcTTTGCCAAATTAAAGAATCTGAAAAAACTGCACATAAATTACAACAACTTAACCGAAGTTGTTGGGCCACTTCCCAATAGTCTGGATGACCTGCAGCTCACTAATAACAAGATCATAAAAATCAACTCTAATACGCTTGAAGGACTAGTGAATCTGACTGTCATTCATCTCCAGCACAATCAACTCACTGAAGATACACTTTCTGGGGTTTTTAAAGGATTAAATTCACTTCTTTATCTTGACTTGAGCTTCAATAAACTTTCCAAGCTGCCTCGGGGACTGCCTCCAAACTTACTGATGCTCTATTTTGACAATAATCAAATTACCAATATTCCTGATGAATACTTCCAAGGTTTTAAAGCACTACAGTATTTACGTCTATCCCACAATAAGCTGACAGATTCTGGTATACcgggcaatgttttcaatatttctagCCTTGTTGAGCTGGATCTTTCATATAACCAGCTGAAGAGCATCCCGACAGTAAACGAGCACCTTGAAAACTATTACCTTCAAGTCAACCAGATTAACA AATTCCCAGTGAGCAGCTTTTGCAAGGTTGTTGGAGCACTTGCCTATTCCCGGGTCAGACACCTGCGTTTGGATGCAAATAATCTAACAAGATCCGATCTTCCCCAAGAAATGTACAACTGTCTCCGAATGGCTGCTGATATTGCTCTGGAGTAA